The following are encoded together in the Lathyrus oleraceus cultivar Zhongwan6 chromosome 3, CAAS_Psat_ZW6_1.0, whole genome shotgun sequence genome:
- the LOC127128527 gene encoding AP2-like ethylene-responsive transcription factor At1g16060: MKWMHFKVIPENEVSFKKSQRSMEEKEVKAARCVKRQRRDHAVAPKRGDDNHNQKLHVGVTDNSTTNTTKRSSKFRGVSRHRWTGRYEAHLWDKLSWNITQKKKGKQGAYDEEESAARAYDLAALKYWGTSTFTNFQVSDYEKEIEIMNTMTKEEYLATLRRKSSGFSRGVSKYRGVARHHHNGRWEARIGRVFGNKYLYLGTYSTQEEAARAYDIAAIEYRGIHAVTNFELSSYIKWLKPESTIEPNHESQTLQKESQTIASPNNSTLLQESKLLALQKSFFLPDYNLNSTEKQESSIENKNYSFLSNKSTSPTALSLLLRSSLFKELLEKNSNVSEDEVAKEQQIASDDELGEIFYDGIGNISFDFDPNRCSIELQERDLHSIFFT, encoded by the exons ATGAAATGGATGCATTTTAAAGTAATTCCAG AGAATGAAGTGAGTTTCAAAAAGAGTCAAAGGTCCATGGAAGAAAAAGAGGTTAAAGCAGCACGTTGTGTTAAGAGACAAAGAAGAGACCATGCTGTTGCACCAAAAAGAGGAGATGATAACCATAACCAGAAGCTTCATGTTGGTGTAACTGATAATTCTACAACTAACACGACAAAGAGAAGCTCAAAATTCCGCGGCGTTAGCAG GCATAGATGGACGGGTCGATATGAAGCTCACTTGTGGGACAAGCTTTCTTGGAACATAACACAAAAGAAGAAAGGGAAACAAG GGGCTTATGATGAAGAAGAATCTGCTGCAAGAGCTTATGATTTAGCTGCACTTAAATATTGGGGGACATCAACTTTCACCAATTTTCAGGTATCAGATTATGAGAAAGAGATAGAAATAATGAATACTATGACTAAAGAGGAGTATTTGGCCACATTAAGAAG AAAGAGCAGTGGATTTTCAAGAGGTGTTTCAAAGTATAGAGGTGTAGCAAG GCATCATCATAATGGTAGATGGGAAGCAAGAATAGGAAGAGTTTTTGGAAACAAATATCTCTATCTTGGAACCTATA GTACACAAGAGGAAGCTGCTCGAGCTTACGACATAGCTGCGATTGAGTATAGAGGAATTCATGCTGTAACAAACTTTGAATTAAGCAGTTACATAAAATGGTTAAAGCCAGAAAGTACCATAGAACCAAACCATGAATCACAAACACTACAAAAAGAGTCTCAAACAATAGCATCGCCGAATAACTCGACTCTACTACAAGAATCAAAGTTATTAGCCCTTCAAAAGAGCTTTTTCCTTCCAGATTATAATCTGAATTCTACCGAAAAGCAAGAATCATCAATTGAAAACAAAAACTACAGTTTCTTGAGCAACAAGTCAACTTCTCCCACCGCGCTTAGTCTTCTCCTTCGATCTTCGTTGTTTAAGGAATTGCTTGAAAAGAATTCAAATGTGTCTGAGGACGAAGTCGCGAAAGAGCAACAGATCGCGAGTGATGATGAACTCGGAGAAATCTTCTATGATGGTATTGGAAATATCTCATTTGACTTTGATCCCAATAGATGCAGCATAGAATTGCAAGAAAGAGACTTACATTCAATATTTTTTACATAG